GACAACCCTAACCCTCACTCCCACCCTGCCCCCCATCGCCCCCCTCGGCATTGGCACTTGGGCCTGGGGCGACTCCCTCTTCTGGAGCTACGGCAAAGACTACGGAGCCGAACAGGTAGAAACCGCCTTTTTCGCCGCGATCGAAGCTGGGATCACCCTCTTCGACACCGCAGAAGTCTACGGCCTGGGTGAATCGGAACGCCTGCTAGGCAAATTCCTCCAGCAAACCCGCCAACCCATCCTGCTGGCCACCAAATACATGCCCCTGCCCTGGCGCTTCAGCCCCAACCAAGTGCGGGACGCCGTCAAAGCCAGCTTGGATCGCCTACAGCGCGATCGCATTGACCTCTACCAAATCCACCAACCCGTCAGCTTTCTAATCAGCCAACAGACCCTGCTGGACACCCTAGCAGCAGAAGTCCAAGCCGGTCGCATCACCGCCCTCGGGGTCAGCAACTACTCCGCAACGCAAATGCGCCAAGCCCACAAAATTCTCGCCGATCGCGGCATCCCCCTAGCCGTCAACCAAGTGCCCTACTCCCTCCTCGATCGCAAAATCGAAACCAGTGGCGTCATGGAAACCGCCAAGGAACTGGGGGTGACCATCCTGGCCTACAGTCCCCTCGCTCAGGGCTTGCTCACGGGCAAGTACAGCCCCGAAACCGCCCAGAACCCCGTCATGGGTGCCCGTCGGCTGGATCCGCGATTTAATCCCCAAGGACTGCAAAAAATTCAGCCCCTAGTGAAACTTTTACAGAAAATTGGTGAAAACTACGATTGCACCCCCGCTCAAGTCGCTCTCAACTGGTTGATGGCACAAGGGTCTGTGGTGCCAATCCCTGGAGCCAAAACCGCCAATCAAGCCCAGCAAAATGCTGGAGCCTTAGGCTGGGCACTCACACCGGAGGAAATTACGCAGATCGATCTGATGACCCGATCGTGGCGATAGATCCCGGATTGGAGACAATGCAGTGTGAATTTGACTAAAAAGCACTGTCTGATCAGGGCTACAAGAGTGGTATAAATTGGTTCATCGAAAAAATCCATTGCGGATTGTAAAGTCACACATCAGCGATCCAGGAAAAACCTATGGGGACGGTATTAGTCGTTGACGATAGCGCTACAGCTCGGGAAATGCTGGTGGCTGAACTCCGCAGATGCGGCTTTCAAGTGGGCATGGCCGTGGATGGCGCGGATGCTAAGGACAAGATCCAAGCCAATCCCCCGATGCTGGTCATTACTGACTTGATCATGCCAAATGTCAATGGCTATGAACTCTGTCGTTGGATCAAAAATAATCCCGGCACAGAAAAAGTCCCTGTGATCATGTGCAGTACTAAAAGCGAAGATTTCGATCGCTATTGGGGCATGAAGCAAGGAGCCGATGCCTATATCACCAAGCCCTATCAGCCCAAGGACATGATCAACGCGGTTAAGTATCTGCTAGAAGAGTCCGGGGTCTATAGCGAAGAATAATCGATCACTTATCTAAAACTTATCTAATCTAAAACTTATCTAAACGGAGAGGGTGGGATTCGAACCCACGGTACCTTTCGGTACATCCGATTTCAAGTCGGACGCATTCGACCACTCTGCCACCTCTCCAAGCGGCTCCTAATTATATTAACCTAGGTCCCCCCAAACCGTGCAAGCAAAACTGGGTAACTCATCCAGTCAAACGATCGTTCCCCCCTTCGAATCTTCCCTCCCTGACCTGCCCCACCCGCGATCGACACCACTGCTGGGGCAGGTTCAAAAACTTCCAGGCTAAGAAATTCAGGCTAAGAAATTCAGGCTAAGAAATTTCAGGCTAAGAAGTTCTAACTTGGGAACCCTTTTTAGGAAATCTAGGTTTAATAAAGGGTAGGGCTAGGTAACGTTGGGCTATTCCAACCCGATCGAGGGTTTCAATGCCCACTAGATCTGTCCTGATTTTGGTTTGATTTTGACTCGATCGTGGCTGAATTGCTATGCACCCTCTCTGTCCCGACTGCCAACCCCAATCGCTTGACCTCTTTGGCCTGCAAGCCCAGAAAAAACAACGCCAACTCACGATCGCGATCGGTCTGATTGGCGGATTCGCCTTGGTGGAAGCGCTGATTGGCTGGAGTAGCCACAGTTTGGCGCTGGTGGCCGAAGCGGGGCATTTGGTTGCCGATTGCGCGGCTTTGGGGTTAGCACTCCTAGCAACTGTCATCGGGCGCTCCTCTCGGAAGGTAGGCTGGATCGGTAGCCATCAGTTAACCGTGCGCAAGCCCCAAAGCGCAGAAACCTGGGCAGCCTTTGCCAATGGATTTGGTTTGGTACTGATTGCGCTATGGATTACCTGGGAAGCTGCCCACCACCTCCAGCAGCCCTCGGCGGAGATCGAAAGTTTGCCGATGCTGATGACGGCGATCGCGGGGGTTGTGGTGAATAGCATTAACGTTGCACTGTTGCACAAAGACAGTCAGCATGACCTCAATTTGAAAGGGGCTTTTCTGCATGTACTGGCGGATATGCTGGGGTCGATCGGGGTCATCGTCGCGGCGATCGCGGTGGCGGTGCTGCATTGGCTCTGGGCCGACTGTGCCATCAGTTTTGTGATCGCGGGGTTGATTAGTCTCTCAGCCATTCCCTTAATTTGGCAAAGCGGACGGCAACTCTGGCTGCAAAATCAGCCAGCTCAGGTGATTAAGCAAGATCGTTCACCTCACGATCCAGCCTAGGAAATCGATCGGGTGTCATTGTAGTAAAATTGAACTATGTTTGACAACCTTTCTAAATTCCTGATTCAGCAATATTCCCAGGACTTTGCGGCTTGGTTGCTAGGGGAGCCGATCGCCCTAACCGAACTGCAACCCACCGAACTGTCGATCGAGCCGATTCGAGCGGATTCTGTAATTTTATTGAAATCGCAACAGGTGATTGTCCACTGTGAATTTCAAACCAACCCTGATCGGGATTTACCCTTTCGCATGGCGGATTATGCGTTACGGATTTATCGCAAATATCCCGATCGAAAGTTAGTGCAAGTGGTGGTTTATTTACGGGAAACCACTTCAGAGTGGGTTTATGTAACACAATTTGAAGGCAATCAGTTCCGCCATGAGTTCCAAGTGGTGCGGCTGTGGGAGCAGTCGCCGGAAGTGTTTTTGCAACGGCCTGGATTGTTGCCCTATGCGGTGTTGACGCAAACGAACGATCGTGAAGCAGTCCTACGGGAAGTGGCGCGGCGCTTGGATGAGATTCCCGATCGGAGGGAACGGAGTAATTTGACGGTGAGCAGTGCGGTGATGGCTGGGTTATCATTGGAGAAGACGGTGATTCAACGAATTCTCAGGAGGGAAGTGATGCGGGAATCGGTGATTTATCAAGAGTGGGAAACGGAACTCAAGGCGGAAGGCCGAGCGGAAGGTCGGATGGAAGGACAGGAAGAGGAGCGGCAGATCCTGGCGATGAAGATGTTGCAGGAAGGCTTATCCCTGGAGACGATCGCGCGGATTACCGAATATTCGATCGAACAATTGGAATCCATACAGGCTCAGATTAATTCAGCCGATCGCTGAAGAAAATGGTCGATCGAACCACCGGATATTCAATGCTTCCGAAGATTTAGCCAAGATTCAGCCGATCGCTGAAGGTAAAGGTCGATCGAACATCTCCACAAAGAACGATCGCGCGGATTACGGAATATTCGATCGAACAATTGGAATCCATACAGGCTCAGATTAATTCAGCCGATCGCTGAAGTCAACGGTCGATCGAACCTCTCTACAACAAACGATCGCGCGGATTACAAACTATTCGATCGAACACCTGGAAGTAATACAAGAGCAGAGTAATTCAGCCGATCGCTGAAGGTAAAGGTCGATCGAACATCTCCACAAAGAACGATCGTGCTGATTACAGAATATTCGCTAGAACAACTGCAAGCCATGCAGGCACAGATTAATTGCGCTGATTCCTAAAGATAAAGGTCGATCGAACATCTCCACAACGAACGCTCATGTTTTTTACGGATAGATTTGCGTCCATTGGGGGGGAGTTTCACATTTGGGGCGCTGATCCCATAGAGCTTTTTGTAATATCAGTTTGCCATTTGCAAAACTATATGTGTATTTTCGTGGTTTTAATCTTGCTTTGACAAATAGTCGATAATTACAAGGAATCTCGAAACTCAGCTCACGAGTTTGTGGATCAAATTGAGGCCAATTACGGAAATAATGAGTCGAATTGGATAAATTTTCTGGCTCAGGTTGATCGAGTTGTAACGGAATTGGATTAATTCCATCTCGATCGTTGTAATGGAAAACAACAGTATTGGGTGTCAACCAAGTAGTATTAAAACTACATTTTACAACAACTAAAGAATCATGCTGAGTTACTTGATAAGGACCCCAGAAATCAAATAAACCTTGAGCTTCAATCGATCTACTAAAGTCACAAGCCTTACCCATTTCCTTGAATTGATGTGTTTGACTGAGTAAAATTTCCAACCCAGGTCGTTGAGGAATCATTCTTTTCAGGTTATATATAACTCGTTCTTCCCAGTTCATTGCTGCCCATGATTGTTCTTCTTCTGTTAAAGCTGGGGGGGGGTATTCAGAAAATTTAGCAGGCTCTGGCGAAGCTGTTTTGAGTGTAGCTGTATTCTGGGAAAAGGCTTGACAAGCTGTACTGCTCATACCTAAAAATAATACAGTTAGCCAAAAATTTATGACTCGGATTGCAGATAATTGAGTATTCATCATCGATTCCTCCTAATAGTTAATATTTAAAAACAAATACACTCTTACGTAATGCTTTAGCATAGGCAACCCCAAACTGCTGAATTTCCTGTTTTGCAGATGGATCATAGTCATTTACCAACTCTCCTAATGCTGTGTAGGATTCTGGAGACCCATCCCACTGATATCGCGAATGATGAACAGTCTCTCCTGGTTGCCAAATAATAATTTTGTATCCCCGAGGATCTGGACTAGTTCCTCGATCCTTATATTGAAAGCTACCTTGCCAATCAGGATTTGGTTTTTCTGAACCATCTCCAAATACCCAATCCATTGCTGATTTTGTAGTAGCTCGTCCAGCGACAAAATAGTCAACCAGTGTAAAGGCCGCCCATTGATCTTGCTCCAAAATCTCTGGATTAGCAATAAAGTCAAGATTGCGTAGCCCTGGTACTCCTTTAATTCCTAATGTACCTTCTCGTGCCCGATCGGTTAAGTCTTGATAGCGGATGCGCCCGGTCACTTGAACAAATCCCCGCCCCTTGTAGCGGATATGATCTCCCTCAACTTGGTTCATTAAATCAACCCGCCATTTATAACCGTCTTCTTTGCCGGGATATTCCAATGTGGTTCTAAAACGATCTCCTTCATGGGCACCGATCGCTAAAATGGCTGCCATCTTTTCATACATTATATTCAATTCTGCTTCATTGCTAGTCAGTTTAAAAATACCTTGTTCAATAAACTCATCAAGAACTAACTCCAGACGATTTTTGACAGTTTCAGTAGTGGCGCTACTATCCCATGCTGTCCGTGTAACCTCTGCCAATAATTCCACACTCAAAGAATAGACAATACCAGGCAGAGGTGTTGCTTCTAGAGGGGGCTCCAACAGAGGAGACCAGGCTAGACTGTTCGCTAGCTGAGAAGTTAGATTGGTGACTTGGGAAGAAGCCGTACAAATATTCTGACGACTGTTAAGTGTACTGACCTTCAAGAAGAAATCATCGGGATCATAGACGAATAAATCATTATTATCTTGAGCAACAATATAGGCACTTCCCCACTCCAATAAACGATCAACAAATAGAGTATTGTCTAATTG
The Alkalinema sp. FACHB-956 DNA segment above includes these coding regions:
- a CDS encoding aldo/keto reductase — translated: MTTLTLTPTLPPIAPLGIGTWAWGDSLFWSYGKDYGAEQVETAFFAAIEAGITLFDTAEVYGLGESERLLGKFLQQTRQPILLATKYMPLPWRFSPNQVRDAVKASLDRLQRDRIDLYQIHQPVSFLISQQTLLDTLAAEVQAGRITALGVSNYSATQMRQAHKILADRGIPLAVNQVPYSLLDRKIETSGVMETAKELGVTILAYSPLAQGLLTGKYSPETAQNPVMGARRLDPRFNPQGLQKIQPLVKLLQKIGENYDCTPAQVALNWLMAQGSVVPIPGAKTANQAQQNAGALGWALTPEEITQIDLMTRSWR
- a CDS encoding cation diffusion facilitator family transporter; the encoded protein is MHPLCPDCQPQSLDLFGLQAQKKQRQLTIAIGLIGGFALVEALIGWSSHSLALVAEAGHLVADCAALGLALLATVIGRSSRKVGWIGSHQLTVRKPQSAETWAAFANGFGLVLIALWITWEAAHHLQQPSAEIESLPMLMTAIAGVVVNSINVALLHKDSQHDLNLKGAFLHVLADMLGSIGVIVAAIAVAVLHWLWADCAISFVIAGLISLSAIPLIWQSGRQLWLQNQPAQVIKQDRSPHDPA
- a CDS encoding Rpn family recombination-promoting nuclease/putative transposase, encoding MFDNLSKFLIQQYSQDFAAWLLGEPIALTELQPTELSIEPIRADSVILLKSQQVIVHCEFQTNPDRDLPFRMADYALRIYRKYPDRKLVQVVVYLRETTSEWVYVTQFEGNQFRHEFQVVRLWEQSPEVFLQRPGLLPYAVLTQTNDREAVLREVARRLDEIPDRRERSNLTVSSAVMAGLSLEKTVIQRILRREVMRESVIYQEWETELKAEGRAEGRMEGQEEERQILAMKMLQEGLSLETIARITEYSIEQLESIQAQINSADR
- a CDS encoding response regulator, with amino-acid sequence MGTVLVVDDSATAREMLVAELRRCGFQVGMAVDGADAKDKIQANPPMLVITDLIMPNVNGYELCRWIKNNPGTEKVPVIMCSTKSEDFDRYWGMKQGADAYITKPYQPKDMINAVKYLLEESGVYSEE